In Sporosarcina psychrophila, a genomic segment contains:
- a CDS encoding fumarate hydratase gives MYIEQLEKSMYDLICETSTNLPKDVRRKILAAKELEDAGTRAAMSLETITKNINMADEKMSPICQDTGMPTFKIKTPVGVNQIEIKAAVKRAIVQATKDTKLRPNSVDSLTGDNSGDNLGTGVPVVKFEQWEQDHIEVKLILKGGGCENKNIQYSLPAELDGLGRAGRDLDGIRKCILHSVYQAQGQGCSAGFIGVGIGGDRASGYELAKDQLFREVDDLNPNPKLADLEEYVLESANKLGIGTMGFGGEVTLLGCKIGVMHRIPASFYVSVAYNCWAYRRMAVDIDAGSGNITNWHYNDGEKIAFAQDDNNQDEAKQTARTVELMAPISEEQIRDLNVGDVVKISGMMYTGRDAIHKYLSENDSPIDLDGQIIYHCGPVVMKNEDGSYEIKAAGPTTSAREEPYQGDIMKKFGVRAVIGKGGMGPKTLAALEEHGGVYLNAIGGAAQYYADCIKAVEGVDLLQFGIPEAMWHLRVKDFTAVVTMDSHGNSLHADVDKSSLEKLSQFKEKVFS, from the coding sequence ATGTACATAGAACAACTTGAAAAAAGCATGTATGATCTCATCTGCGAAACTTCCACGAATCTTCCAAAAGATGTGCGTCGAAAAATCCTTGCAGCAAAAGAGCTAGAAGATGCCGGTACACGAGCAGCAATGAGTCTTGAGACGATTACAAAAAACATCAATATGGCTGATGAAAAAATGTCGCCAATCTGCCAGGATACCGGCATGCCAACATTTAAAATCAAAACACCAGTCGGAGTCAACCAAATTGAAATCAAGGCCGCTGTTAAGCGCGCAATTGTACAAGCCACAAAAGACACTAAACTCCGTCCAAACTCTGTCGACTCACTGACGGGTGATAATAGCGGAGATAATCTTGGTACAGGTGTCCCCGTTGTGAAATTTGAACAATGGGAACAAGATCATATCGAAGTGAAACTGATTCTAAAAGGCGGCGGCTGTGAGAATAAAAACATTCAATATAGCCTACCTGCAGAACTCGACGGACTTGGTCGTGCTGGACGCGATCTTGATGGCATCCGTAAATGTATTTTACACTCTGTTTATCAAGCCCAAGGGCAAGGGTGTTCTGCGGGTTTCATTGGCGTCGGAATCGGCGGAGACCGCGCTTCGGGCTACGAACTTGCGAAAGACCAACTTTTCCGCGAAGTAGACGACCTAAATCCGAATCCGAAACTTGCTGACCTTGAAGAATATGTCCTGGAATCAGCAAACAAACTCGGCATCGGTACAATGGGCTTCGGTGGCGAGGTTACCCTCCTCGGTTGTAAAATTGGCGTCATGCACCGGATCCCTGCAAGCTTCTATGTTTCTGTAGCATATAACTGTTGGGCATACCGCCGAATGGCTGTGGATATCGATGCTGGATCTGGTAATATTACGAACTGGCATTACAATGATGGAGAAAAAATTGCTTTCGCACAAGATGATAATAATCAAGATGAAGCGAAACAAACTGCACGTACTGTCGAGCTCATGGCCCCAATTTCAGAAGAACAGATCCGTGATTTAAATGTCGGCGATGTTGTTAAAATCAGCGGAATGATGTATACAGGTCGTGATGCGATCCATAAATACTTATCAGAAAATGACTCACCTATCGATCTTGATGGACAAATCATTTATCATTGTGGCCCGGTTGTGATGAAAAATGAAGATGGCAGTTATGAAATCAAAGCTGCGGGACCCACAACATCAGCCCGTGAAGAACCATATCAAGGCGACATCATGAAAAAATTCGGAGTGCGTGCTGTTATCGGTAAAGGCGGTATGGGTCCGAAAACGTTGGCGGCTTTAGAAGAACATGGCGGCGTCTACTTAAATGCAATTGGTGGTGCTGCGCAATATTATGCCGACTGTATTAAAGCAGTCGAGGGTGTCGACCTTCTTCAATTCGGTATTCCTGAAGCAATGTGGCATCTGCGCGTTAAAGATTTCACCGCAGTTGTGACTATGGACTCGCACGGCAACAGCTTGCATGCTGATGTCGACAAGTCTTCGCTTGAAAAACTGTCTCAGTTTAAAGAAAAAGTTTTTAGCTAA
- the motA gene encoding flagellar motor stator protein MotA, producing the protein MDLSTVIGLVLGFVALLVGMTMKGVPVDSLFNMAAILIILVGTLAAVIIAFPMNELKRVPKLFGVLFKEQKLASDSDIIRMFSSWADIARREGLLSLEAKTDEINDPFLKNGLGLAIDGQNADYIRDVLSEEVEAMEDRHSAGAQIFSQAGTYAPTLGVLGAVVGLIAALGNLNDIEALGHAISAAFIATLLGIFTGYVLWHPFANKLKRKSHEEVRQKKMMIEGVLSVLEGEAPRVIEQKLSSYLSAEERRKLAVTKNSDKGDGEFVEET; encoded by the coding sequence ATGGATTTATCAACAGTAATTGGTCTAGTATTAGGGTTTGTTGCGCTTCTTGTCGGTATGACGATGAAAGGTGTCCCGGTAGATAGCTTATTTAATATGGCAGCTATACTAATAATACTTGTAGGAACGCTTGCGGCTGTTATCATTGCCTTTCCAATGAATGAGTTGAAACGTGTACCCAAATTATTTGGCGTGCTTTTTAAAGAACAGAAACTTGCTTCCGATTCCGATATCATCCGTATGTTTTCAAGTTGGGCAGATATTGCGCGACGTGAAGGACTATTATCGCTTGAAGCAAAAACAGACGAAATTAATGATCCATTTTTGAAAAATGGATTGGGCCTCGCAATTGATGGGCAAAATGCCGATTATATCCGTGATGTGCTAAGTGAAGAAGTAGAAGCTATGGAAGATCGGCATTCTGCCGGAGCACAAATATTCTCGCAGGCGGGCACATACGCACCAACACTGGGTGTTCTAGGAGCAGTCGTAGGTCTTATTGCAGCACTTGGGAATTTGAATGATATCGAGGCGCTTGGTCATGCGATTTCCGCAGCATTTATTGCGACGTTGCTTGGTATTTTTACTGGATATGTGCTTTGGCATCCATTTGCGAATAAATTAAAACGTAAATCGCACGAAGAAGTAAGACAGAAGAAAATGATGATTGAAGGGGTCCTCTCCGTTCTTGAAGGGGAAGCACCGCGTGTTATTGAGCAGAAGCTGTCCTCATATCTGTCTGCGGAAGAACGCAGAAAGCTGGCTGTTACAAAGAATAGCGATAAGGGGGATGGGGAGTTTGTCGAAGAGACGTAA
- a CDS encoding beta-class carbonic anhydrase, translated as MTILSEILDFNDTFVAEKQYEQYATTKFPDKRIVILTCMDTRLTELLPKAMNLKNGDAKIIKSAGAVVTHPFGGIMRSLLVAVYDLQADEVYIVGHHDCGMSAVDTGLIIEKMVHRGIDKNIFKTLKYSGVDMEDWLHGFGDVTESVKMSVDAVRNHPLMDKKVAVHGLVVHPNTGKLDIIIDGYMHNSND; from the coding sequence ATGACAATTCTTTCAGAAATACTTGATTTTAATGATACATTTGTAGCTGAAAAACAATATGAACAATACGCAACAACAAAGTTTCCCGATAAGCGAATTGTAATATTAACATGTATGGATACAAGACTGACTGAGTTGTTGCCTAAGGCGATGAACTTAAAAAATGGCGATGCTAAAATTATTAAAAGCGCCGGTGCAGTCGTCACACACCCATTTGGCGGCATTATGAGAAGCTTGCTTGTAGCAGTTTATGATTTGCAAGCTGATGAAGTTTACATTGTCGGGCATCACGATTGTGGAATGAGTGCTGTCGATACAGGTCTCATTATAGAAAAAATGGTCCATCGCGGGATTGATAAAAATATCTTTAAAACTCTCAAGTACTCCGGTGTAGACATGGAAGATTGGTTACATGGGTTTGGCGATGTGACGGAAAGCGTCAAGATGAGTGTGGATGCTGTACGAAATCATCCCCTTATGGACAAAAAAGTAGCCGTTCACGGACTTGTCGTCCACCCTAATACTGGGAAGCTCGATATCATCATAGATGGCTATATGCACAATTCCAATGATTAA
- a CDS encoding SE1561 family protein, with product MDKAQNNGHVEGLKTRLHQFLETLDTIEPETADLQEIDQLISLLDDLEEQMEKIKLDK from the coding sequence TTGGACAAAGCACAAAATAACGGACATGTTGAAGGATTAAAAACTAGGCTTCATCAATTTCTTGAAACGCTGGATACAATTGAACCAGAAACAGCTGACCTTCAGGAAATCGATCAGCTAATAAGTTTGCTAGACGACCTTGAAGAACAGATGGAAAAAATCAAATTAGATAAGTAA
- a CDS encoding DUF1128 domain-containing protein, protein MDLSNPTPENVSYMIDKITEKLRMVNSAAMNPENFSTSKYDDLYYMYKMVMKRTNITPNEMQAIAAELGTLRS, encoded by the coding sequence ATGGATTTATCTAACCCAACACCAGAAAATGTTTCTTATATGATCGACAAAATTACAGAAAAACTTCGTATGGTTAATTCTGCCGCTATGAATCCGGAGAATTTCAGCACATCTAAATATGATGATTTGTACTATATGTACAAAATGGTCATGAAACGCACTAACATTACACCAAATGAAATGCAGGCAATTGCAGCTGAACTTGGTACGCTAAGAAGTTAA
- the motB gene encoding flagellar motor protein MotB — translation MSKRRKRKKDDHHIDESWLLPYSDLMTLLLALFIVLFASSSVDEVKLKQMSAVFSEIFDGGQGVMDNAAPTPVPIPKDSIGTNNENTSYIEDQKSLTEIQDRVDEYIAVNELENQFETKLTDEGLLVTIRDSILFSPGMADINPEYIGIADDIAELLVFDPPRHIVVTGHTDNVPIGNAQFQSNWELSVMRAVNFLKSIVRNEEINPLLFSAKGYGEFQPIESNETADGRSKNRRVEVLIQPLVLEDGTAFE, via the coding sequence TTGTCGAAGAGACGTAAGAGAAAAAAGGATGACCACCATATAGATGAGTCATGGCTGTTGCCATACTCCGACCTTATGACTCTTCTTCTCGCGTTATTCATCGTACTATTTGCCTCAAGCTCGGTAGATGAAGTCAAACTTAAACAGATGTCAGCAGTGTTCAGTGAAATATTTGATGGTGGACAAGGTGTGATGGATAATGCAGCTCCTACACCTGTGCCGATACCGAAGGATTCAATTGGTACCAACAATGAGAATACATCCTATATAGAAGATCAGAAGTCACTTACTGAAATTCAAGATAGAGTAGATGAGTATATTGCAGTGAATGAACTGGAGAATCAGTTCGAAACCAAACTGACGGATGAAGGGTTATTAGTGACAATTAGAGACAGTATCCTCTTTAGTCCAGGAATGGCAGATATCAATCCTGAATATATAGGGATTGCAGATGATATTGCGGAACTTCTTGTTTTTGACCCACCTCGTCATATCGTCGTCACTGGCCACACGGATAATGTTCCGATTGGAAATGCTCAATTTCAATCGAACTGGGAGCTTAGTGTAATGAGAGCGGTGAATTTCTTGAAAAGTATTGTGAGAAATGAAGAGATCAATCCACTTTTATTCAGTGCGAAAGGATACGGCGAGTTTCAGCCAATCGAATCAAATGAAACAGCTGATGGAAGAAGTAAAAACCGTCGGGTAGAAGTATTGATCCAGCCACTTGTACTAGAAGATGGAACTGCATTTGAATAA
- a CDS encoding heavy metal translocating P-type ATPase has protein sequence MTTLTEQQPKEAITWPAHLELIAAILSGALILTAWISGKYGLETLSVPLYITAFIIGGFAKAKEGIEDTINDKELNVEMLMVFAAIGAAFIGYWAEGAVLIFIFALSGALESYTLNKSHKEISALMELQPEEAWLLQEDGTAIKVATSSLMVGSILLVKPGERVPVDGNITFGVSSIDMSAVNGESIPVTKEIGDELFAGTVNLSGAIQIKMTKPSSETLFQKIITLVQSAQSEKSPSQQFIERFEGTYVKAVIIMVLIMMVVPHYLFGWDWMTTLYRAIVLLVVASPCALVASIMPATLAAVSNGAKKGVLFKGGVHLEHLGSLKAIAFDKTGTLTNGKPIVTDFYVRDGADPDATLTMLASIESQSNHPLAVAITKYAVNKGITLDRNLHIKDVPGHGIRAIIDTQEFLVGNPRFVGKELTEEFQQGVALSLADEGKTIIFMKDAKGIIAAAALRDSLRPEAIEAITQLKKSGILTIMLTGDNEKTAAAIAKQAGLDSYVAECLPEMKVNHLKRLLIDYKNVGMVGDGINDAPALATATSGIAMGEGTDVALETADIVLMQNDLRRISYTIKLSRKMQRIVKQNVLFSISIILVLIVSNFLQVVDLPLGVIGHEGSTILVILNGLRMLNHIE, from the coding sequence GTGACTACTCTCACTGAACAACAGCCAAAAGAAGCTATAACATGGCCAGCACATCTTGAATTGATTGCTGCGATTCTATCAGGTGCACTAATTCTTACAGCTTGGATAAGTGGTAAGTACGGATTGGAAACCCTTTCTGTCCCCCTCTATATCACCGCCTTTATTATAGGTGGATTCGCCAAAGCGAAGGAAGGTATTGAAGATACGATTAATGACAAGGAACTGAATGTCGAGATGCTAATGGTGTTCGCAGCAATCGGTGCTGCATTTATTGGATACTGGGCGGAGGGAGCGGTCCTTATTTTCATCTTTGCACTCAGTGGTGCGCTTGAAAGCTACACGCTAAATAAAAGCCATAAGGAAATCTCCGCACTTATGGAATTACAGCCTGAAGAGGCGTGGCTCCTTCAAGAAGATGGTACTGCTATTAAAGTGGCGACCTCTTCCCTAATGGTCGGATCCATTCTACTCGTCAAACCAGGTGAAAGGGTTCCGGTCGACGGGAATATCACTTTTGGTGTTTCTTCCATCGATATGTCTGCCGTTAATGGAGAATCCATTCCCGTCACAAAAGAAATCGGCGACGAACTATTCGCCGGTACAGTCAATTTAAGCGGTGCTATCCAAATAAAAATGACAAAGCCTAGTTCTGAAACACTTTTCCAAAAAATCATTACACTTGTTCAAAGTGCCCAAAGCGAGAAATCACCTTCACAGCAATTTATAGAACGATTTGAAGGAACGTATGTAAAAGCCGTTATCATCATGGTACTAATCATGATGGTTGTGCCTCATTATTTGTTTGGATGGGATTGGATGACTACGCTCTATCGGGCAATCGTCCTGCTCGTCGTTGCATCTCCGTGTGCGCTAGTCGCATCTATTATGCCAGCGACACTTGCCGCGGTCTCTAACGGAGCAAAGAAAGGCGTTCTATTCAAAGGTGGTGTCCATCTAGAGCATTTGGGTTCACTTAAAGCGATTGCTTTTGATAAAACCGGTACTTTAACGAACGGTAAACCAATTGTCACAGACTTCTATGTACGTGATGGCGCAGATCCAGATGCAACACTAACGATGCTTGCAAGTATTGAATCCCAATCGAATCATCCACTTGCTGTCGCGATTACAAAATATGCGGTCAATAAAGGAATAACCTTGGACCGAAATCTTCACATTAAAGATGTACCTGGCCACGGTATCCGGGCAATTATTGATACACAAGAATTTCTCGTTGGAAATCCACGTTTTGTCGGCAAAGAATTGACAGAGGAATTTCAGCAAGGCGTCGCCCTCTCTCTTGCCGATGAAGGTAAAACAATTATCTTCATGAAAGATGCTAAAGGTATTATCGCTGCGGCAGCACTAAGAGATTCGTTGCGCCCCGAGGCCATCGAGGCCATCACACAATTGAAAAAATCAGGTATTTTAACAATCATGTTAACAGGTGATAATGAAAAAACTGCTGCCGCTATTGCGAAACAGGCCGGACTCGATTCATACGTTGCAGAATGTCTGCCGGAAATGAAAGTCAATCATTTGAAACGCCTCCTGATCGACTACAAAAACGTAGGTATGGTCGGTGACGGGATCAATGATGCACCTGCACTTGCTACCGCAACATCAGGTATCGCAATGGGTGAAGGTACCGATGTTGCACTTGAAACAGCCGATATCGTTCTAATGCAAAATGACTTGAGACGTATCTCTTATACCATCAAGTTATCTCGTAAAATGCAGCGGATTGTGAAACAGAATGTCTTGTTCTCCATTTCAATCATTTTGGTGTTAATTGTTTCAAACTTCCTGCAAGTCGTTGATCTGCCGCTTGGCGTTATCGGCCACGAAGGTAGCACTATCCTTGTCATTTTAAACGGGCTTAGGATGCTGAATCACATTGAATAA
- a CDS encoding YihY/virulence factor BrkB family protein, producing the protein MKNDERSTPTPIQEEKTSKYKEKMDGFMADSAAMKFLDDVKEGELEQFDVTTTNGFFKELLVRIKKVDVTGIGSQLAFFFLLSLFPLLIFIMTLLPYLNFNQAEVLLLIRDYAPESVATLIEDTLKEILQNRNGGLLSFGILATVWSASKGMNALTKALNRSYFTEESRSFIVARGMSVVFTILLVAVLVVALVLPVFGQQIGVLVFSYMGLEDGFITLWGSLRWVLPPVLIFFVFSLIYWLVPNLKIHFISVLPGALFATVGWILTSFGFSYYVNNFGSYSGTYGSIGAIIVLMMWLYFSAIILILGGQLNAVTFERTQLKRAKAKSNAVM; encoded by the coding sequence TTGAAGAATGATGAACGTTCAACACCTACACCGATCCAAGAAGAGAAAACTAGCAAGTATAAGGAGAAGATGGATGGCTTTATGGCAGACTCCGCAGCCATGAAGTTTTTGGATGATGTAAAAGAAGGTGAACTTGAGCAATTTGATGTCACGACAACAAATGGATTTTTCAAAGAACTGCTTGTCCGGATAAAAAAAGTCGACGTGACGGGCATTGGCTCGCAACTCGCCTTCTTTTTCCTTTTGTCCCTATTTCCCCTACTAATCTTTATAATGACATTGTTACCTTATCTAAACTTTAACCAAGCGGAAGTTCTCTTATTGATTCGAGACTATGCACCAGAGAGCGTTGCTACGCTAATCGAGGACACATTAAAAGAAATCTTGCAAAACCGCAATGGTGGTTTACTATCATTTGGGATACTTGCGACGGTGTGGTCAGCATCTAAAGGAATGAACGCACTGACGAAAGCTTTGAACCGATCTTATTTTACGGAGGAATCACGTTCGTTCATCGTGGCCCGCGGTATGTCGGTTGTCTTTACTATCTTACTCGTCGCCGTGTTGGTAGTCGCCCTTGTATTACCAGTGTTCGGGCAACAGATTGGCGTACTAGTATTCTCTTATATGGGACTTGAAGATGGATTCATCACTTTGTGGGGTAGTTTGCGCTGGGTATTGCCGCCTGTACTAATCTTCTTCGTGTTTTCACTTATTTATTGGCTGGTACCTAACTTAAAAATTCACTTTATAAGTGTGCTGCCAGGAGCATTATTTGCTACGGTAGGCTGGATTCTGACATCATTTGGATTCTCATACTATGTCAATAACTTCGGAAGCTATTCGGGTACATATGGTAGTATCGGAGCAATTATTGTATTAATGATGTGGTTATATTTCTCAGCTATAATTCTGATACTGGGCGGACAGCTGAATGCCGTCACATTTGAGAGGACTCAGTTGAAAAGAGCAAAAGCAAAAAGCAATGCAGTCATGTAA
- a CDS encoding aminopeptidase, translating into MSTFEKQLSRYAELAVKVGVNIQPNQYLYISASTETTEFVRLVTEKAYDAGARQVFVDWSDDTISRLRYEKAPADSFAEFPEWKVMERETLAEKGAAFMSIVSQSPDLLKGIEPSRIADSQKATGQALDKYRQYVQSDKISWTVIATPSKAWAAKVFPELPEEEQISALWTAIFKAVRTDKQDPVQEWINHDNHLHAKVDYLNNKRYRKLHYKAPGTDLIVELPEGHLWCGAGSVNEKGDTFMANMPTEEVFTVPLKTGVNGFISSTKPLSYGGNIIDNFKLTFKDGRVTEISAEQGEEVLQRLIDTDEGAKHLGEVALVPHASPISQSGLLFYNTLFDENASNHFALGSAYSFCIEGGKTMAREELVKHGLNQSITHVDFMVGSGEMDIDGINDDGSSEPVFSHGNWAF; encoded by the coding sequence ATGTCTACTTTCGAAAAACAATTATCCCGCTATGCTGAACTTGCAGTAAAGGTTGGGGTCAATATTCAACCAAATCAATACCTTTATATCAGTGCTTCAACAGAAACAACGGAATTTGTCCGTCTTGTAACTGAAAAAGCTTATGATGCGGGTGCACGTCAAGTATTTGTTGATTGGTCCGATGACACGATTTCCCGACTGCGTTATGAAAAAGCTCCAGCTGATTCTTTTGCTGAATTCCCTGAATGGAAAGTAATGGAACGCGAAACACTTGCAGAAAAAGGTGCTGCATTCATGAGTATCGTGTCCCAAAGTCCTGACTTATTAAAAGGAATTGAGCCATCGCGCATTGCCGACTCACAAAAAGCCACTGGACAGGCACTCGACAAATATCGGCAGTATGTACAGTCTGATAAAATCAGCTGGACAGTCATCGCCACCCCTTCAAAAGCATGGGCAGCAAAAGTGTTCCCAGAGCTCCCAGAAGAAGAACAGATTTCGGCACTTTGGACTGCAATTTTTAAAGCAGTACGTACAGACAAGCAAGACCCAGTGCAAGAGTGGATCAATCATGACAACCATCTGCATGCCAAAGTCGATTACTTAAATAACAAAAGATACCGCAAACTTCATTACAAAGCGCCAGGTACTGACCTGATTGTTGAATTGCCCGAAGGTCACTTGTGGTGTGGAGCCGGTAGCGTCAATGAGAAGGGAGATACTTTCATGGCTAATATGCCAACAGAGGAAGTATTCACTGTCCCTCTAAAAACGGGCGTCAACGGCTTTATATCAAGCACAAAACCGCTAAGCTATGGTGGAAATATCATCGATAACTTTAAATTAACATTTAAAGATGGACGAGTAACTGAGATTTCAGCCGAACAAGGTGAAGAAGTCTTGCAACGTCTAATTGATACAGATGAAGGTGCAAAACATCTTGGTGAAGTCGCACTTGTTCCACATGCTTCACCGATTTCCCAATCGGGTCTGCTTTTCTATAATACATTGTTCGATGAAAATGCATCGAATCATTTTGCGCTCGGCAGTGCCTATTCATTTTGTATTGAGGGTGGCAAAACGATGGCACGTGAAGAGCTTGTAAAGCATGGTTTAAACCAAAGTATCACACATGTCGACTTCATGGTTGGTTCTGGGGAAATGGATATTGATGGAATTAATGATGATGGCTCTTCAGAACCTGTGTTCAGCCATGGCAACTGGGCTTTCTAA
- a CDS encoding GNAT family N-acetyltransferase codes for MILLEGQTCYLRILTEEDAFSFTELLSANKEYWSIFEPRHESSYFTVAVQREKIRESIYQMRDRREYNFGIFEKATSRLIGHISLYSIKRLPFSSGFVGYSIDERETGRGIGTEAVRLVTNFSFDKVALHRIEAYVSPRNSGSLKVLERSGYFQEGLLRKLLYINGVWEDHYIYAIVEDDF; via the coding sequence TTGATTTTGCTTGAAGGGCAAACTTGTTATTTACGAATATTGACAGAGGAAGACGCATTTAGCTTCACGGAATTACTTAGCGCTAATAAAGAATACTGGTCTATTTTCGAACCGCGGCACGAAAGTAGTTATTTTACCGTGGCTGTCCAAAGAGAGAAAATAAGGGAGTCAATTTATCAAATGCGGGACCGAAGGGAATATAACTTCGGTATCTTCGAAAAGGCAACAAGTAGGCTAATTGGTCATATCTCGCTTTACAGTATTAAAAGACTTCCTTTTTCCAGTGGTTTTGTCGGCTATTCAATCGATGAGCGTGAAACGGGTAGGGGAATTGGTACGGAAGCGGTTCGTCTTGTTACTAATTTTTCATTCGATAAAGTCGCTTTACATCGGATCGAGGCATATGTCTCACCCCGTAATAGCGGCTCGTTAAAAGTACTGGAGAGGTCTGGGTACTTCCAAGAAGGACTGCTGCGCAAACTCCTTTATATCAATGGTGTCTGGGAAGACCATTATATCTACGCTATTGTGGAGGATGATTTTTGA
- a CDS encoding alanine/glycine:cation symporter family protein: MDGLTAFLDKASGFIWGPPLLILLVGTGIFLTLRLGLIQIRMLPYALKLVFSRNQDKTSEGDISHFQALMTAMAATVGVGNIVGVATAIYFGGPGAVFWMWMAGFFGMATKYGEAILAVKYRVKDANGQMAGGPMYYLEHGLKMKWLGVLFAIFGAIAAFGIGNGTQSKAVADVLNSTFSVPHWITGLVLVVLGGMVIIGGIKTIGKVTSFFVPVMAGFYLIAGLIVMILNFNLIPEAFATIFKFAFTGEAAVGGAIGAAIRFGVARGLFSNEAGLGSAPIAAAAARTDLPGRQALVSMTQVLFDTLIICSITGVTIVMSGMWKDKSIEAGSLTAAAFGEFLGGAGPIVVAIGLIFFATSTIFGWAYYGEKCFQYLFPNPKVLIYYRIVFIGVIFVGATATLDAVWLFADVMNGLMAIPNLIGLLGLSGVIVFETKRFNAKLKEEREAAKRG; this comes from the coding sequence ATGGATGGATTAACAGCTTTTTTGGATAAGGCCAGCGGATTTATTTGGGGACCGCCTTTGCTTATCCTTCTCGTCGGAACAGGTATCTTTTTAACATTAAGACTAGGACTTATTCAAATACGTATGTTGCCTTATGCACTAAAACTCGTTTTCTCAAGAAATCAGGATAAAACATCAGAAGGTGATATTTCTCACTTCCAGGCACTGATGACCGCGATGGCCGCCACAGTCGGCGTGGGGAACATCGTCGGAGTTGCAACAGCAATTTACTTTGGTGGTCCAGGCGCTGTGTTCTGGATGTGGATGGCCGGATTCTTCGGGATGGCTACAAAATATGGAGAAGCAATTCTTGCAGTTAAATATCGGGTCAAGGATGCCAATGGACAAATGGCGGGCGGACCAATGTACTATCTTGAACACGGTCTGAAAATGAAATGGCTCGGCGTCTTATTCGCTATTTTTGGCGCGATTGCAGCATTTGGAATCGGTAACGGAACACAATCGAAAGCAGTTGCCGATGTCTTGAATTCAACGTTTAGTGTTCCCCATTGGATTACAGGACTTGTTCTTGTTGTCTTAGGCGGAATGGTTATTATTGGAGGCATTAAAACGATTGGTAAGGTTACATCGTTTTTCGTCCCGGTTATGGCAGGTTTCTATTTAATAGCAGGTTTAATCGTAATGATTTTGAACTTCAACTTGATTCCAGAAGCTTTTGCAACGATATTCAAATTTGCGTTTACTGGTGAAGCAGCTGTTGGGGGCGCAATCGGTGCGGCAATCCGTTTCGGGGTAGCACGTGGTCTCTTCTCCAATGAGGCAGGTCTTGGATCTGCTCCGATTGCTGCTGCTGCAGCTAGAACAGACTTACCAGGTCGTCAAGCACTCGTTTCCATGACACAAGTATTATTCGATACCCTAATCATCTGTTCAATTACCGGGGTAACAATCGTCATGTCTGGCATGTGGAAAGACAAGAGCATTGAAGCCGGCTCTCTCACAGCTGCCGCCTTCGGCGAGTTCCTTGGAGGTGCTGGGCCGATTGTTGTTGCAATCGGATTAATATTCTTTGCAACATCAACAATTTTCGGTTGGGCTTATTACGGCGAGAAGTGTTTCCAATACCTATTCCCGAATCCTAAAGTTCTAATCTACTACCGTATTGTATTTATTGGAGTCATCTTTGTTGGTGCTACAGCAACTCTTGATGCTGTTTGGTTATTCGCTGACGTAATGAACGGACTCATGGCAATACCAAACTTAATTGGACTTCTCGGGTTATCTGGGGTCATCGTCTTTGAAACAAAACGCTTCAATGCAAAACTCAAAGAGGAAAGAGAAGCAGCAAAACGAGGTTGA